One Ranitomeya variabilis isolate aRanVar5 chromosome 4, aRanVar5.hap1, whole genome shotgun sequence genomic window, CACTCCCAGGGATACACAAAACAACATAACAGCGCAATTCAAATTTACCAGAAATGAGCAATACTTAACCTATCTCGGCATAAATTTAACTTCCCATAGGTCGGctttatttaaatggaactatGCTCCCTTAATTTCTAACCTCAAATCGGACCTTGCCAGATGGTCGTCCATGCCCTTATCCTGGTTGGGTAGACTCCATGCCATTAAGATGGTTTCCTTACCACGATTTCTGTATGTCTTTCGATCCCTGCCCATTCCTCTCCCTGCCAAAACGTTGCTAGATATTCACAACATGATTTCTAAATTCATATGGCAGGGGAAGAGGCCTAGAATAAGGCTTAAGACTGTTTATTAACAGAAGACGGGGAGGTCTGTCCCTACCCAACTTCATCTTATATTATAGAGCGGCCCAACTAGCCCAGCTAATAAGTGCTAATGCGGACAAACACAGCACTCCCAGATGGGTGAATCTCGAATCTCACCTCCTATCCCCATTCACCCTTCCTGGCCTCATGTGGACGTTGCAGAGACTCCCGAAAGGGATTCATAAGTCAGCCCCTTTTACAGCAcactccctgatgctgtggaggaaggagagatttaaaCACTCCCTACAATCCAGGTCCTCCTTAATGACACATATTTTTCACAATCCAGCTTTCTCCCCAGGGTTGGATCCTCGCCCTTTCAGTTGGTGGACATCTAGGGGTTTAATTACCCTTAAACAGCTTACCTCACCATTTAACACTCTACTTACCAAGCATGAGTTCATCCAAAAATACTCTCCACCAAGCTCTGAAATATTGCGTatcatccaaatttttcatttcGCTGAACAGATACTGGGACATGGTACCACCCACCGCCCTTCGGGTTATGAACAAATATGCTTAAGTGACCCACTGGGCGGGGGAGCTATCTCTTTAATTTATTCGAACCTAAATGCAATACCAGAAGATGTAAAACTTAAATATATGATACAGTGGGAAAATGACTTCAATAAGATAATGTCCCCATCTGATTGGCAAAAATGTTGTTGCTCCCTCACTAAGggcagtctccagacttctatagTTGAGACGTCTATCAAACTTCTACATAGAACATATCTAGTCCCGAGCAAGCTACATGCTATCTTCTCAAACATATCGGATCGGTGTTTCAGAGGGTGTGGTGCCCTGGGAGATCTGAGGCATACGTGGTGGGATTGCCCGGTCGTGTCCGCCTTTTGGTCAAAAATCAAATCTATTGTAGAGGAGCTGTATGGTGGGGCGATCCAGTTAGAAGAAACAGTGTTCCTACTGGGGGCCAGATACCCGGGCTTCTCCAACAAGCTCCATAATTTAGTTAATCAACTATTTCTTGCTGCTAAGCTGCACATTGCAGCGAAATGGAAAACAGCTACCCTATCTCTCTCCCCAGTAATTGACAAGATGAATACTATCATGCTATGTGAACGAATACAAGCTACAAGAGAGGACTCCTGGGAGTCATATTATAAAGTGTGGAGACCGTGGATTGAAAGGAATTCTAACAGTAATCTTGATCAGGCTTTAACATTATCTCTATGAGGCTAATCTAATATCTGATGGTTTCTATTGGACTCGCTCCTTATACCTGACCATTGATTGATTAATTGGTACCACTATGATGCAGTTATGGATCTCTtatgcccccccccccttccttcttgttctttccatttacctgtctttgtctatgtgtttatttgtattgtttaaatACCATGAAAGTTATTCTGAATTTTGATAATATTTAAGTATACTCCCCTGCGTGGGATTTTGTTGTAAAGCATTCTGGATTTatcttgaaaataaaaacttgttgaaactaaaaaataattgttttttatcttagcagatgactgtaccaggagatcagaaggacagctgacatcttcaatttttaaatctgatgatcttgagatcctacaagatacaaatGAAGTGAATACTATTACTCCAGATATAACATCATCCATTCATAGCAAAGATCTGTCAGCTGATCCTTTGAAACAGTTCccttcttctgattcattactgactactaagggtaatcaaagtcacaaaagaggcattaaaaaagaaactgctcctaaagcaaagaagtcattttcatgttcagaatgtgggaaatattttacatgcAAATCATAttttgttactcaccagagaatGCACACAGGGGAcagacctttttcatgttcagaatgtgggaaatgttttaaatggaaaacaaatcttgttacacaccaaagaactcacacaggagagaagccattttcctgttcagaatgtgggaaaagttttaattGTAAATTGAGcttggttaggcaccagagaacccacacgggggagaaacctttttcctgttcagaatgtggaaaatgttttatccagaaatcagatttggttaagcaccagagaactcacacaggggagacgcctttttcatgttcagaatgtgggaaatgttttagctggaaatcagatttggttagtcaccagagaactcacacaggggagacgcctttttcatgttcagaatgtgggaaatgttttaaccagaaaacgCTTCTTGTTACACATTGGAgaactcacacagaggagaagcctttttcctgttcagaatgtgagaaatgttttaaatgcaaatcagatttggttaagcaccagagaactcacacaggggagaagccgttttcatgttcagaatgtgggaaatgttttatccagaaagcgCATCTTATTAGACATaagagcagtcacacagaggagaagcctttttcctgttcagaatgtgagaaatattttaaccagaaagcgcatcttgttagacatcagagcagtcacacaggggagaagcctttttcatgttcagaatgtgggaagtgttttaatcaGAAAGagcatcttattagacatcagagcagtcacacggaggagaagcctttttcctgttcagaatgtgggaaatgttttaacctgaaagaGCGTCTTGTTAGACATCTGAGCCGTCACACAGAGAAGCCTTTTTGATtatcttaatgtgggaaatattttacttggaaatcaactgttaataaacatcagagatgtcACATGGGGGAGAAGCCacttttatgttcataatgttgaaatagttttaaccaaaattggatcttcttaaaggggttgtctcatgtcattcctcatgtttgctgataaaattaaactttattaattccaaatgtaaaactatacccataattcaccccatgaaggttagtcagaaggtgactaatagaaaaaacatatacCCCACATTTTAGTATATGGGGTGAGGTGAGGTATACACACTCACCCTCAaagcctctcatttctatgggtttcatcgtcctcaccaaagacGACTCATCGGGAGActttatttaatattgacctatattcaagccaGACTAGATGGGAAAAAAACTAAAATCGTGTATCATGTTATCCAAAACAGTCAGAAAACTAGCCATATATAGGCAAATCCCAGACGTCAAACTATATGCTtcataagtttataagccactccagtggcGGTCAGTCAGGAATAGAAAGTATGTGAAAATACAATATAATTATTGTGTTTTTTCTCCTACAGGGACTGCactagtttggtattgtaacagaTGTCTATTAGTAGTGCAGGCAAATTGTCCTAGACTGAACTCCGTTTTCAGACGGCCCAATATATACCACTCAGGgaaacttacctgctccaaagatcatTGTTACGCCGCTATTTCATACATACCTGTCCCGATGCTTCTTCCTGCTCTCCGTCTTCTAGCTTCTCCGGTGCTCGTCCATTCCGTGGTTCGTGCGTGCGCAGATGTGCTACTTTTGTCGCTgggccttctgggaggtcgtgacccggcggctccgcctccaatatggcggcgcccgtctGGTACTTCCCAGCGTCTGCCTTGctcagacgcctttgcgtctattgcgttcgctggcttattgccagcatctccttaggttcctaggctctgTTCTGTGCATCCTTTGCTGTGACCCTGACTGTCTgtttgccatccctgccagtcctgtgttcctgccatacctaccagtcctgtgttcctgccgtaccttcctgtcctgtgttcctgccagtcctgtgttcctgccgtacctaccagtcctgtgttcctgccgtacctaccagtcctgtgttcctgccgtacctaccagtcctgtgttcctgccgtacctaccagtcctgtgttcctgccagtcctgtgttcctgccataccttccagtcctgtgttcctgctgtacctTCCAGTCCGATGTGCCTGCCAGTCCTGAGTCTCTGTCGTTTCCCATCTAACGTGTGCTTTCATCTTACCAgtcagtactttgtctttgctgCCTCTGTCTGTCCAGTGTCTCCGCCATTCTTGTAACTTCAGCAGCTCCGTCTTCCCTTCATCTTCCGTTCTCTCTTTGCTCTATctacagtcgtccctttggctccgtgaGTTGTGGCTTCACCctgcttgggcctgtccctaacactccctgtacagggggtggcatcatctggttcactcgccccttgggggctctgaagccgtgacccagagggtccacttcccttAGTCCTTatagtacgcaaaggccatggaccccgctggagatGCAGCTGCTTAGAAAGAGCTTGTTTTCCTGCGGGAGAAAGACTCGGATGATGTtctttatgaagtctatggactcccgtctctctgctctccagtcctctgatccggggaatgcctctcagctggccagtttgcaacaagaactggcacagcagcgTGACGCTCAGTCCCATATTCTTGGATATATGGCTTCTGTTGATAGTCGTCTTCTTTCTCTCCAGTTTGCCGCGTCGGTTCCTTCACTAGCTCTAGCTCCTCATCCCACTCCCCATATGGCCAAACCTCCTCGCTTTAATGGGGATCCCAAACTATGTTGGGGATTTCTCAATCAGTGTCGTCTTCATTTTGAGCTTCTTCCTATGCAGTATCCtacggatcgggccaaggtggctttTATTGTTTCTCATTTGGAGGAAGATGCTttagcatgggttaatcctctatgggagcgggatgatccagtgGTTCTTCAGCTCACTCCATTTTTAGAGACCTTTCGTTGAGtatttgatgaaccgggtcgcttggcctcaaccactgaggctttgtttaatttactgcaggggtctttaactgttgggcaatacgctatccagtttcggaccttatcttctgacttgggttggaataatgaggcgttaGTAGGGGCTTTCTGGCGGGGACTTTCTAGCCGTAATAAAGATGAAATAGCAGGTCGAGATACTCCAACTAATTTGGAGGATTTAATTGCCTTGGCTACTCGCATATGCCTTTGCTTCCAGGAGCGAGCTCAGGAGAAAAAATTTCCTCGTTCTTCTATGCCTTCTCGTAGACCTCTCAGTCCACGGCCCAGAGTCTCTGATTCGGTTCCTGCCCCAGAGTCGATGCAAGTGGATCGTCTTAAACTCTCTGAACAACGTCGGAAGGAGAGACACGTCCAaagtctctgtttttactgtggaagctCCTCTCATCTTCTCCGAGCCTGCCCAGATCGTCCAAaatcctccacctaggtcaggtaagagaggtctccctaggtgcatgtgaaacctctctacccctcactctaCCAGTTTTGTTGCACATTCATGATAAGCGTttttctcttgaggcttatgtggaCTCCGGTGCAgcgggaaattttattaggttGGAGGAGGTTAAGTTTTCTGTCCCTGTTAGGTCTTTAGAGAATCCTCTTTTCCTCACTTCCGTAGACGGGAGACCGCTGCAAGAGACTGTCACTCAAGTTACTCAGTTAGTTGAGCTTCAGGTAAGGGCTCTTCATAGGGAGAGAATCTCATTTTTTGTTTTAGCCAACATCTCTCATCCTATTCTTCTCGGTCTTCTGTGGTTATGGGTCCACGAACCCTTCTTAGATTGGCATAGGGGCAACATTATTTGCTGGGGGGATTCCTGTCGgactcgttgtctgctgccggtgcatcCTGTTGGTGTTCCCTGTCCCTTCCCCATCCCTTCCGGGTTGCCCTCTGTTTATGCTTCTTTTGcggatgtttttgacaaaaaggcGGATACTCTTCCGCCACATCGACCCTAAGACTGTCCTGTAGACCTTGGACCTGGTACCACTCCTCCTAGAGGAAAAATTTATCCTCTCTCACCTGCAGAAACTCAAGCTATGTCAGACTATATTCAAGAGAACCTTACCAAAGGTTTCATTTGAAAATCTTTGTTTCCAGCtggggcaggtttcttttttgtgaaaaagaaggatgATACCCTTTGTCCTTGTATTGACTACAGAGGGTTAaataacatcactgtgaagaaTACCCATTGCCTCTTCTTTCAGAATTCTTCGACCGCCTGAGGGGAGCACGAGTTTTTACCAAGCTAGACCTCTAACTTGATTCGTATCCGtgcgggggacgagtggaaaaccgcattcaacactcgggacggtcactacgagtatttggtaatgcctttcggactttgtaatgctcctgctgtgttccaagagttcgtcaacgatATCTTTCGAGATTGCCTCTATAACAGTGTCAtggtctacttggatgacatccttgtCTTTTCTCCAGATTTATCCACTCATCGACATGATGTTCGCCAGGTCTTACTACGTTTAAGACAGAATCATCTCTTCGCGAAGATTGAGAAATGTGTCTTTGAACAGTCCTCGGTACCCTTCCTGGGTTATATTGTCTCTGAGgatggtctgaagatggatcctgagaaagtgTCAGCCGTTCTAAATTGGCCACGTCCTTCGGGAGAAAAGgctattcagcgatttcttggctaAGCCAACTACTAtagacaatttatccctcatttctccTCTTTGACCAAACCATTTTCTGCTCTGGTCCGCAAGGGAGTAAACTCTAATCTCTGGCCTCCAGAGGCTGAAGCTGCCTTCCAAACTCTGAAACAAGAGTTTGCTTCAGCTTCAACGACCAGATTCCAACAAACCGTTTATCCTTGAATTTGGTGCATCCTCTATTGGAGCTGGAGCGGTCCTACTTCAGAGGTCTAACTCGTGTCGATTAGTCACCTGTGGGTATTTCTCTAAGGCTTTCTCTCCTCCGGAGCAAAACTATTCCATTGGTGACAAGGAATTACTGGCCATTAAATTGgccctggaggagtggcggtacctcctagaaggggctgtacatcctttcattatttttacagatcacaagaatctgtcctaTGTCCAGTCCGCCCAAAGACTAAACCCTCgacaagctagatggtccttgtttttcggaTGTTTCGACTTTGAGTTACATTTCCAACCCGGGAATAAGAACATTAAAGCTGACGCTCTGTCAAGATCTTTTCAACCTTTGGATGAAGAGGAGAGGCCAGCGCATATTCTTGATCCTGCTAAGATTTTGTTGGCTCCTCTGAAGGTGATCACTACTCCCTCGGGAAAAACCTTCATGTCAAATCGTGACAAAATGAAAGTTTTACATTGGGGTCATTCTTCCCTGTCACTGGACATGTTGGGGGCAAGAAAACTCTCACCCTGATTTCTCACCATTACTGGTGGCCTTCGCTTCGCCAAGATGTCCTGGATTTCGTTGCCTCTTGTTCCTCTTGTGCTAGGAACAAAGTTCCTCGACAGCTTCCTTCTGGACCACTGCATCCACTTCCTGTGCCTTTGGTTCCCTGGAGTCATATTGCAATGGACTTCGTCACCGATTTACCGAAATCCTCTAATTgcactgtaattttggtggtggtggatagattttccaaaatggcccacttcatctctctacctggtttaccttcagctcctgatcTAGCAAAGATCTTTTTACATTAAGTATTTCGGCTTCATGGATTCCCAAAGCATATCGTGTCCGACCGTGGAGTTCAGATTACCTCTCGTTTTTGGAGAGCTCTTTGTGGACTTATGAAGGTATTGTTAGAtttttcttctgcataccatccaaaGTCCAACGGACAAGTGGAACGTGTGAATCAAATTCTCACATCTTAAATTCGCCATTTTACTAATGCTCAtcatgatgactgggtgtctcttcttccttgggcagaattcGCTTATAATAACCATACTAGTGAATCTTCgtctaaatctcctttttttttattgttttttggcaacatcccggcattcctcttcctgttctccccacctcaggtgtaccggcggcggattccttgtcTTTGGAATTCTCCAAGATTTGGCAGGAGGCTAAGGAGGCGCTTCAGAGGGCTAGTTGCAGAATGAAAAAGTATGCTGACAAAAGGCGTTTAGATGTTCCTCCGTATCGTCCGGGCGACAAGGTCTGGTTATTCTCTCGCTACATTAGACTCAAGATTCCCTCTAAAAAATTAGGTCCACGTTACATCGATACCTTTGAGATTTCTAGCCAAATTAATGATGTAGCTTACAAGTTGAAGTTGCCCACCTCGTTACGTATTCCTAACTCTTTTCATGTATCACTTCTCAAACTcgcaatttttaatcattttcattctgctCCATCGCATTCTCATCTACCTATTCCGATGCTTCATTTGAGGTTAAGGGTATTCTCGCTAGGAAATTTGTTAAGGGTAAGACTTTTTACTTAATTCATTGGAAAGGCTTTGGTCCCGAAGAAAGATCTTGGGAACCCCtggagaatatcaatgctcctgtAATCTTGAAAAGATTCCTTTCCAGTTTTAAAGAGAggggggggtaagagagggggtactgttacgccgCTATTTCATGCTTGCCTATCTGGCCGGCGCGCTCTCGATGCTTCTTCCTTCTCTCCATCTTCTAGCTTCTCGGGCACTCGTCCATTCCGTGGTTCGCGCGTGCGCAGACGCGCTCCTTTcatcgctggggcttctgggaggtcgtgacctggCGGCTCCGCCttcaatatggcggcgcccgtcgggtacTAATTCTCAGCGTCTGCCCTGctcagacgcctttgcgtctattgcgttcacTGGCTTATTGCCAGCATCTCCTTAGGTTCCAAGGCTCTGTTCTGTGCATCCTTTGCTGTGACTCTGATAGTCTGTTTGCCATCCCtggcagtcctgtgttcctgccgtacctaccagtcctgcgttcctgccagtcctgtgttcctgccgtacctaccagtcctgtgttcctgctgtacctaccagtcctgtgttcctgccgtaccttccagtcctgtgttcctgccagtcctgtgttcctgccgtaccttccagtcctgtgttcctgctgtacctTCCAGTCCGATGTGcctgccgtacctgccagtcctGAGTCTCTGTCGTTTCCCATCTAACGTGTGCTTTCATCTTAtcggtcagtactttgtctttgctgCCTCTATCTGTCCAGTGTTTCCACCATTCTTGTCACTTCAGGAGCTCCAAGACGGAGCTCCTTCGTCTTCCGTTCCCTCTTTGTTCTATctacagtcgtccctttggctccatcagttgcggcttcaccctcctagggcgtgtccctaacactccctgtacaggggtgggcatcatctggttcactcgcccttgggggctctgaagccgtgacccagagggtccacttcccatAGTCCTTATAATCAttagcagcttctaactaatgcCCATTCTGCGGTCTATGAGCAATCATAATGTCTGAAAGATCTGTGCaattatttagtatgaatatggaaATGATCTCTGGAAGTTgtgttccctgagcggtatatactgCATTTTCACATActttctattcctgacactggagtgggttataaacttacgaagtatagAGTTTGAAGTTTCGGATCTGACAATGTGTGGCTAGTTTTCTGACtatttcggataacatgatacatgattttaattttttttcgtcTTGTCttgcttgaatataggtcaatattaaatagtctcttgATGAGTCGTGTTTGGGGAGGACGATGAAACGTGTAGCGACGGaaagcttggagagtgagtgtgtatatgtcACCTCACCTTATATACTGAGATGTGTGGtaaatgttttttctattagtcaccttctgactaatgttcagggggtgaattatgggtatagttttacatttggaattaataaagtttagttttatccttttgtcagtgaatcttctaatcaagggataattatatacatatatatttttttctcagtgaactcattcctcatgtttggcttcATTAAAATAAAAACTCTCATACTCTGCTGGCGTGCCGGCTCCACTTCAGCGGTGTCGAGACTCACTGTCCCGGGGCTTATGTGAGTTTGTCACATCACACGAGCTCTGCGCCCAGTCAGCGTCAGCTTCACTGTTCTTTCGGACGTATTGAACAACATCAGGAAGC contains:
- the LOC143767742 gene encoding uncharacterized protein LOC143767742 isoform X1; the encoded protein is MDMDRDKMAERILHLTLEILFRLTGEDYTVVKKTSSERCQDPVSEGWGRPLSPIMWPPPHPLIHEDINGQKILELAYKMIELLTGEVPIRCQDVAVYFSMEEWEYLEGHRDLYKDVMMEVPQPPTSPDLSSKRTTPERCPRPLLPEDCKQEDPNAPQDHQGEDLTHINTTETYVRGDERCKEEVPTYDYPADDCTRRSEGQLTSSIFKSDDLEILQDTNEVNTITPDITSSIHSKDLSADPLKQFPSSDSLLTTKGNQSHKRGIKKETAPKAKKSFSCSECGKYFTCKSYFVTHQRMHTGDRPFSCSECGKCFKWKTNLVTHQRTHTGEKPFSCSECGKSFNCKLSLVRHQRTHTGEKPFSCSECGKCFIQKSDLVKHQRTHTGETPFSCSECGKCFSWKSDLVSHQRTHTGETPFSCSECGKCFNQKTLLVTHWRTHTEEKPFSCSECEKCFKCKSDLVKHQRTHTGEKPFSCSECGKCFIQKAHLIRHKSSHTEEKPFSCSECEKYFNQKAHLVRHQSSHTGEKPFSCSECGKCFNQKEHLIRHQSSHTEEKPFSCSECGKCFNLKERLVRHLSRHTEKPF
- the LOC143767742 gene encoding uncharacterized protein LOC143767742 isoform X2 translates to MDMDRDKMAERILHLTLEILFRLTGEDYTVVKKTSSERCQDPVSEGWGRPLSPIMWPPPHPLIHEDINGQKILELAYKMIELLTGEVPIRCQDVAVYFSMEEWEYLEGHRDLYKDVMMEVPQPPTSPDLSSKRTTPERCPRPLLPEDCKQEDPNAPQDHQGEDLTHINTTETYVRGDERCKEEVPTYDYPDDCTRRSEGQLTSSIFKSDDLEILQDTNEVNTITPDITSSIHSKDLSADPLKQFPSSDSLLTTKGNQSHKRGIKKETAPKAKKSFSCSECGKYFTCKSYFVTHQRMHTGDRPFSCSECGKCFKWKTNLVTHQRTHTGEKPFSCSECGKSFNCKLSLVRHQRTHTGEKPFSCSECGKCFIQKSDLVKHQRTHTGETPFSCSECGKCFSWKSDLVSHQRTHTGETPFSCSECGKCFNQKTLLVTHWRTHTEEKPFSCSECEKCFKCKSDLVKHQRTHTGEKPFSCSECGKCFIQKAHLIRHKSSHTEEKPFSCSECEKYFNQKAHLVRHQSSHTGEKPFSCSECGKCFNQKEHLIRHQSSHTEEKPFSCSECGKCFNLKERLVRHLSRHTEKPF